A single Dehalococcoidia bacterium DNA region contains:
- the panB gene encoding 3-methyl-2-oxobutanoate hydroxymethyltransferase, with product MRVTASQIKEMKRKGEKIAEVTAYDYSMAKLVDEAGMPVILVGDSLGMVMLGYESTIPVTMDEMIHHTKAVVRGAKNALIIGDMPFMTYQVSVEDAMRNAGRFIQEGGAQAVKLEGGETVAEKVSRIVAAGIPVQGHIGLTPQSVHQLGGYKVQGKTAEVAARLLNDAKALESAGVFSIVLECVPTPLAKLITERVSVPTIGIGAGKYCDGQVQVINDLLGFYTDFVPKHAKQYARLHESISASLSEYIAEVKAGKFPTAKQSYEMDAAVLAQIEARQ from the coding sequence ATGAGAGTCACCGCCAGCCAGATTAAAGAGATGAAGCGGAAAGGCGAAAAGATCGCCGAGGTCACCGCTTACGATTACTCCATGGCCAAGCTCGTCGATGAGGCGGGTATGCCTGTTATACTGGTCGGCGACAGCCTCGGCATGGTGATGCTGGGGTACGAGTCCACGATACCGGTCACAATGGATGAAATGATCCACCACACCAAAGCCGTTGTCCGCGGCGCAAAGAATGCTCTCATAATCGGCGACATGCCGTTCATGACATATCAGGTGTCCGTAGAGGACGCCATGCGCAATGCCGGCCGCTTTATCCAGGAGGGGGGAGCCCAGGCGGTTAAGCTGGAGGGGGGCGAAACCGTTGCCGAGAAAGTGAGCCGTATCGTAGCAGCCGGTATCCCTGTCCAGGGACATATAGGACTGACGCCGCAATCGGTTCATCAACTGGGCGGATACAAGGTACAGGGAAAAACGGCCGAGGTCGCGGCCCGTTTGCTGAACGATGCGAAAGCCCTCGAGAGCGCAGGGGTATTCTCCATAGTGCTGGAGTGCGTGCCCACTCCTCTGGCAAAGCTTATCACTGAGCGTGTTTCCGTGCCGACCATCGGCATCGGCGCAGGTAAATACTGCGACGGACAGGTACAGGTAATCAACGACCTCCTGGGATTTTACACCGACTTCGTCCCCAAGCACGCCAAGCAGTATGCCAGACTCCATGAATCTATTTCCGCATCCCTCTCGGAATACATAGCCGAAGTTAAGGCCGGCAAATTCCCCACCGCCAAGCAGAGTTACGAGATGGATGCCGCGGTGCTTGCACAAATCGAAGCACGGCAGTAA
- the mutM gene encoding bifunctional DNA-formamidopyrimidine glycosylase/DNA-(apurinic or apyrimidinic site) lyase, translating into MPELPEVETIKRDLETKVIGLCFTGATLSWPRMLQNMTPDAFRRRLVSQCIEGLKRRGKYLIFKLSTGDALILHMRMSGSLRLDDDSYSDPYVRAVFDFDSGAKLYFRDPRKFGMIWLVEDEEQVVGKLGPEPLDTCFTARTLRSILSKHSAPTKAIICDQTVIAGIGNMYADEALFDARIHPERKSSSLSRDEIKRLHRAIITVLTQAIDNGGASISDYTRPDGKSGEAQFVFKVAHQLGGKCKSCGTQIERIPIRKRGSYFCPKCQGKNI; encoded by the coding sequence CGAAGTCGAAACAATAAAACGCGACCTCGAAACTAAAGTAATCGGCCTGTGCTTCACAGGCGCGACTCTTAGCTGGCCGAGGATGCTGCAGAATATGACCCCCGACGCTTTCCGACGCCGGTTGGTATCACAGTGTATTGAAGGGTTGAAAAGGCGCGGGAAATACCTGATTTTCAAACTTTCTACCGGGGATGCCCTCATCCTGCATATGCGCATGAGCGGCTCGCTGCGTCTCGATGATGACAGTTACAGCGACCCTTATGTCCGCGCCGTTTTCGATTTCGACAGTGGAGCCAAGCTGTACTTCCGCGACCCGCGCAAGTTCGGCATGATATGGCTCGTCGAAGATGAGGAACAGGTCGTCGGCAAGCTGGGTCCCGAACCTCTGGATACGTGCTTCACGGCGAGAACCCTGCGATCGATACTGAGCAAGCATAGTGCTCCGACCAAAGCTATAATCTGCGACCAGACTGTTATCGCAGGCATCGGCAACATGTACGCCGACGAGGCGCTCTTCGATGCCAGGATACATCCGGAGAGAAAATCCAGCAGCCTGTCTCGCGATGAAATAAAGCGACTCCACCGCGCGATTATCACGGTCCTGACACAAGCCATAGACAACGGCGGCGCCAGCATCAGCGACTACACCCGCCCCGACGGAAAATCGGGCGAGGCGCAATTCGTCTTCAAGGTAGCACATCAATTAGGGGGTAAATGCAAAAGTTGCGGAACACAGATTGAGCGAATTCCGATACGTAAACGAGGCAGCTATTTCTGCCCTAAATGTCAGGGGAAAAATATTTAA
- the panC gene encoding pantoate--beta-alanine ligase, giving the protein MKIIEKVQSLKEYRRKLIGSVGFVPTMGYLHEGHLSLVRRARVENLSVIVSIFVNPTQFGPSEDFASYPRDTERDLSMLQKEKVNVVFMPAPEEIYPEGFNSWVEVNDITDRLEGKARPGHFKGVTTVVAKLFNIVEPDKAYFGQKDAQQLAVIRKMVNDLNMNLEIISVPTARESDGLAMSSRNVRLNPEERKAAVVLWQALSLARGQWENGQRDASHLREAMLALIQKEPLATIDYVSVADPQTLIELDMINRTALLSLAVKVGKTRLIDNILLGE; this is encoded by the coding sequence ATGAAAATAATAGAAAAAGTGCAATCCCTGAAAGAATACCGAAGGAAACTTATCGGTTCCGTAGGTTTCGTTCCTACTATGGGATACCTTCACGAAGGCCACCTGTCGCTGGTTCGCCGCGCCCGTGTCGAGAACCTCTCCGTCATCGTCAGCATATTTGTGAATCCCACCCAGTTCGGCCCCAGCGAGGACTTCGCCTCATACCCGCGCGATACAGAACGCGACCTGTCCATGCTGCAGAAGGAAAAGGTGAACGTGGTTTTCATGCCCGCTCCCGAGGAAATATACCCCGAGGGATTCAACAGCTGGGTTGAGGTCAATGACATCACCGACAGGCTGGAAGGCAAGGCGCGCCCCGGACATTTCAAGGGTGTCACAACGGTCGTGGCCAAGCTGTTCAACATCGTGGAGCCGGACAAGGCGTATTTCGGACAGAAGGACGCCCAGCAGCTTGCGGTCATCCGCAAAATGGTGAACGACCTGAATATGAACCTGGAAATAATCTCGGTGCCAACCGCGCGTGAATCCGACGGCCTGGCAATGAGCAGCCGCAATGTCCGCCTTAACCCCGAGGAACGCAAAGCGGCTGTGGTGCTATGGCAAGCGCTTAGCCTGGCACGCGGGCAGTGGGAGAACGGACAGAGGGATGCCTCACATTTGAGAGAGGCCATGTTGGCTCTTATACAGAAGGAACCGCTGGCTACGATCGACTATGTCAGCGTGGCGGACCCGCAGACGCTCATTGAACTGGATATGATAAATCGCACGGCGCTACTCTCGCTGGCTGTAAAGGTCGGTAAAACGCGGTTGATCGATAACATCCTGCTTGGTGAATAA
- the panD gene encoding aspartate 1-decarboxylase yields the protein MREMLRGKIHRARVTDANINYMGSITIDEALMEAADILPYEKVHVVDVDNGSRLETYTIAGERNSGVVCLNGAAARLVQPGDKVIIIAYNFVTEDEAKNVQPSLVFVDENNRIVKKEPALV from the coding sequence ATGAGAGAAATGCTGAGAGGCAAAATCCATCGCGCGCGGGTCACTGACGCCAACATCAACTACATGGGAAGCATAACCATAGACGAAGCGCTCATGGAGGCCGCCGATATACTGCCTTATGAGAAGGTCCACGTAGTCGATGTCGATAACGGTTCACGGCTAGAGACATACACCATCGCCGGAGAACGTAACTCCGGAGTCGTCTGCCTGAACGGCGCCGCCGCAAGGCTCGTCCAGCCCGGCGACAAGGTCATCATCATCGCCTACAACTTCGTCACCGAAGATGAAGCCAAGAACGTGCAGCCCAGTCTCGTCTTCGTCGATGAGAATAACAGAATAGTGAAGAAGGAACCCGCTTTAGTATGA
- a CDS encoding GYD domain-containing protein, producing MALYVMLSKLTVWGRKTVKERPHRIKEVNKEVEAMGAKVLQQYATLGEYDFINILEAPDNETMARVAVELGSRGTLDTTTLSAMQLDDFITSLNPPKKK from the coding sequence ATGGCTCTCTATGTTATGTTAAGCAAACTTACGGTATGGGGCAGGAAGACGGTCAAGGAACGCCCGCACAGGATCAAGGAAGTCAACAAGGAAGTGGAGGCCATGGGCGCCAAGGTACTACAACAATATGCCACCCTGGGCGAATATGATTTCATTAATATCCTGGAAGCGCCCGATAATGAAACTATGGCTAGAGTAGCGGTGGAGCTGGGCTCACGCGGAACCCTGGATACCACTACCCTCAGCGCCATGCAGCTCGATGATTTCATCACTTCACTTAATCCGCCGAAGAAAAAATAA
- a CDS encoding DUF2520 domain-containing protein: MIRQNSSKLKIGFIGTGTAGTALAVKLHTHGYQIAAASDKNPSSIQRFSAMLPECKVYQKNQAVIDNANLIFITSPDDVIAPIAASLKWHSGQSVVHCSGAASLDILDPAREDGASTGAMHPLQTFAGVSQAIENIPGSTFAIEADEPLFTTLRDMAVAMGGTCIKLNPGDKVLYHAAAVLSCNYLVTLVKLATELYKSFGIEPQQATQALMPLLQGTLNNIGSVGIPDCLTGPIARGDTGTIRKHIDAMEQSTPQALDAYLEMGLQTIPIALEKGKIDNKTADILKTLLKEKQNERNAERQNPSRAGH, from the coding sequence ATGATCAGGCAGAACAGCTCTAAACTGAAGATAGGATTTATAGGCACCGGAACCGCAGGAACGGCCCTGGCGGTCAAGCTGCATACGCATGGTTATCAAATAGCGGCCGCATCGGATAAAAATCCATCCTCAATCCAGCGATTTTCAGCCATGTTGCCGGAGTGTAAGGTATACCAGAAAAACCAAGCCGTAATCGACAATGCCAATCTCATATTTATCACCTCCCCCGACGACGTAATTGCCCCCATAGCAGCCAGCCTCAAATGGCACAGCGGGCAGAGCGTCGTCCACTGCAGCGGGGCCGCGTCGCTCGATATCCTGGACCCGGCCAGGGAAGACGGCGCCAGCACCGGCGCCATGCACCCTCTTCAAACCTTCGCCGGCGTATCCCAGGCCATCGAAAACATACCAGGCTCAACATTCGCCATCGAGGCCGACGAACCACTGTTCACGACACTACGTGATATGGCCGTAGCGATGGGCGGAACTTGTATCAAGCTCAACCCGGGAGATAAAGTTCTGTATCACGCTGCCGCCGTGCTCTCCTGCAATTATCTGGTCACCCTGGTCAAACTGGCAACAGAACTCTACAAATCGTTCGGCATAGAGCCGCAACAGGCTACGCAGGCGTTGATGCCGCTGCTTCAGGGAACACTGAACAACATCGGCAGCGTAGGCATCCCCGACTGTCTCACCGGACCAATCGCCCGCGGCGACACGGGCACGATAAGAAAGCACATAGATGCAATGGAACAATCGACTCCCCAAGCACTGGACGCGTACCTCGAGATGGGACTTCAAACAATTCCCATAGCCCTGGAAAAAGGTAAGATCGATAACAAAACCGCTGATATCTTGAAGACACTGCTTAAGGAGAAACAGAATGAGAGAAATGCTGAGAGGCAAAATCCATCGCGCGCGGGTCACTGA